The genomic segment GAGGTTTAAAAGCTCGAATATCAAGACATTTTAGGAAGTCTAAAAAATTGAAATGGCATATAGATTTACTATTGGTTAGTGAGAATTCTAGAATAATAGGCGTTTTTTGCGCGTTAACAAATGAAAAATATGAATGCAAAATAGTTAAAAGATTGATAGAACTGGGAGCCACTGCGCCAATCAAAAATTTTGGGTCAACAGATTGTAGTGAGAACTGTCCAGCGCATCTGCTAAAATATGATAAATTAGTTACAGTTATTGTTGCTAATATTCTAAAAGCATATTTAAGCTTAGAACTTAAGCCTGTTATGGTATTTGATTATGGATATTCTAAGCTTGTATGTTAGACGCTTGTCGATAATTTATTAACTTATTAACTTGAAAAAGTATAGAAAGTTTTAAATTATCCTTTCTAACCATAAATAGCGAAAATGAACTACGCCATCGAAGCCATCGACTTAACAAAATATTTTGGTTCTTTCAAAGCAGTTGACGGTATAAATATCAGCGTTCAGGAAGGCGAGATTTTCGGCTTGCTAGGTCCAAACGGTGCAGGCAAGACAACAACTATCAGGATGATTCTAGGCTTGCTTAAACCTTCTGCTGGCAGCATCAAGGTTTTCGGCATCGACGTGAGCAGGAATAGAAAAGCAGTTTTAAAAATTACTGGCTATATGCCTCAACGCTTTAGCCTATACGAGGACCTGACCACCGAAGAAAACCTCAAGCTTTTTGCTTCTTTATACGGTTTGTCAGGTAAAAAAGTTGATGAAAGAGTTAGCGAGCTACTCGAGGAATTTCAGCTGAAAGAGTTTAGGTATAGGCTGGCTGGAAAGTTGAGCGGCGGCACAAAGCAGAGGCTTGCTTTAGCTGTTGCCTTGGTTCACGAGCCCAGACTGCTGATTGTAGACGAGCCTACTGCTGGAGTTGACCCTCCCATACGTAGATACTTTTGGGAGTATTTTAGAAAGCTTAGGAAAGATGGTGTTACAATGCTGGTTACAACTCACTACATGGACGAGGCCGAAAACTGTGACAGGCTAGCTTTGATGAATAGAGGTAGAATTGTAGCTTCCGGCTCGCCTAGTAGCATTAAAAAACTTGCCTATGGCGGCGATATAGTAGAGTTGCATACAGAGCGCAAAGCATTGGTTTATCTGAGGTCTTTTGATGGAGTTAAAAAGATTTTAGAAGAAGAATCTAGTAATGGAAGCTTAAAAGTTAAAATCTTAGTAGATGATGCATCTGACAGATTGGTGCCTCTTGTTAAGACGCTCGAAGATAACGGTATTAAAGTATACCGCGCAAGCCAGGTTTTCGTCAGTCTTGAAGATGCTTTTATAAAGCTAACCGTGGGTGGTTAGTGTGGGGGTTCTCGCCGCTTTAATAATAAAAGATATTAGGCAACTGGTCCGCGATCCCAAAACAATGTTTATGGTATTACTAATGCCTATTCTCGTAATGGCTATGTTCGTGGCGGGCTATGGCGGTAGTGGAGGAGGAGAAGTTCCTATAGCTATAGTTGATCTGGATGGAGGTAAGGTTTCATGGCAGCTAATCGATTCTCTCATAAACTTCGGTGATTTCGAGGTGAAGTATTATCCAGCCACCCCAGAAGAAGGTGAAATGCTTGTTAGACATGGAGATGTATACGCGACTTTGATAATTCCAAAAGGATTCAGCAAGGACGTTTTATTAGGTAGAAGAACCACTGTTGACCTAGTCTTAGACTCAAGCTATGCACACATTTCGGAGCTTGTATGGGAAGCTTTAAACGCTGCTGTGCAAGGTTTTCAGGAAAAAGTTTCAGAAAGTTATGGAACGTTCAGTATTAAAGTTAATAGGCGCACTGTCTACGGTCCCCAAGTTACACGGGTTGAGAATTTCGTCCCAGTTGTTATGGGCATTTTACTTCACTTGGTTCCTATGAGCTTAATTGCAGTATCTATTAGTCGGGAAAGGGAGAGAAGAACGTTTGAGCAGCTGGTGGTAACGCCCATAAATAGCTGGGATATAGTTATCAGCAAATTGCTTGCTTATGCTTTTATCACAATATCGGATATGATACTTACTTTATGGATTTCTGTCGAATTTTTCAATGTTAGAGTTAAAGGCAGTTTTTTCGATCTTTTGTTTGTAAGCGGTCTCATGCTTTTATGCTCGCTAAGTATAGGATTACTCATCTCCGTAATGTCTAAAAATCAGTTGCAAGCTTACCAGATGGCTATATTCTTCTTCATTCCATCAATGCTTTTCACCGGGTTCTTTACCCCAGTCGAGTTACTGTCTAAGGAAGTTAGGATAGTTGGTAAACTGCTACCGTTGTATTATTTCCTGAGAACTTTTCGAAATATACAGCTTAGGGGATGGACATTACTCGAATCTTTGCACGAGGTATCTGTGCTATTTTTCGAAACTCTACTTTTTCTCTTGCTTTCTATAAAATTGTTAAAACTAAGGGTGGAGTAGATATGAAAGGCAAAGCTTTAATTTTGATGATTTTACTGCTTCTGCTTGTAAATCTAAAATTTCTCAATGCCGGCTCTACAAATTTCGTGTTAGTAGACGCTTACTGGACAATACCGCTGGTCGCTGGAGCGGACAATACCCTAATAGTAAAAGTGGAATACAAAGGGTCAGGGACGGCAGAGAATATCAATGCGACATTAAAGCTATTGAATGTTGCAGGATCAGATTTAGAAGCCAACGATTCATATACTGGTTCGTTAACTTATGGACAGCGACTACAGTTT from the Thermoproteales archaeon genome contains:
- a CDS encoding ABC transporter permease; the protein is MGVLAALIIKDIRQLVRDPKTMFMVLLMPILVMAMFVAGYGGSGGGEVPIAIVDLDGGKVSWQLIDSLINFGDFEVKYYPATPEEGEMLVRHGDVYATLIIPKGFSKDVLLGRRTTVDLVLDSSYAHISELVWEALNAAVQGFQEKVSESYGTFSIKVNRRTVYGPQVTRVENFVPVVMGILLHLVPMSLIAVSISRERERRTFEQLVVTPINSWDIVISKLLAYAFITISDMILTLWISVEFFNVRVKGSFFDLLFVSGLMLLCSLSIGLLISVMSKNQLQAYQMAIFFFIPSMLFTGFFTPVELLSKEVRIVGKLLPLYYFLRTFRNIQLRGWTLLESLHEVSVLFFETLLFLLLSIKLLKLRVE
- a CDS encoding ABC transporter ATP-binding protein; the encoded protein is MNYAIEAIDLTKYFGSFKAVDGINISVQEGEIFGLLGPNGAGKTTTIRMILGLLKPSAGSIKVFGIDVSRNRKAVLKITGYMPQRFSLYEDLTTEENLKLFASLYGLSGKKVDERVSELLEEFQLKEFRYRLAGKLSGGTKQRLALAVALVHEPRLLIVDEPTAGVDPPIRRYFWEYFRKLRKDGVTMLVTTHYMDEAENCDRLALMNRGRIVASGSPSSIKKLAYGGDIVELHTERKALVYLRSFDGVKKILEEESSNGSLKVKILVDDASDRLVPLVKTLEDNGIKVYRASQVFVSLEDAFIKLTVGG
- a CDS encoding GIY-YIG nuclease family protein; this encodes MEIPGEKGVYTLLIKIGEKIEADVGALGRVKLDEGYYLYVGSALGPGGLKARISRHFRKSKKLKWHIDLLLVSENSRIIGVFCALTNEKYECKIVKRLIELGATAPIKNFGSTDCSENCPAHLLKYDKLVTVIVANILKAYLSLELKPVMVFDYGYSKLVC